The nucleotide window CCTCAATTTTCTGGGGATTAAAATATCCAGTGTGCTGCTGCttgatttatttatacatatttagttCTCTTCCCTGTAagattgtgaattttttttccccCCGTTTAACTTGAAAACCATCTATACACAATGGTGTCGACAACTCTGGCCACGGTAACGATTTTGACCACCCTTGCCGCTCAAGTGGCTTTGACAAATTATCTATGGCTCCTAATTGTAGGGTTCATAATAGCATTTATTCTGGCCTTTTCGGTGGGTGCTAATGACGTAGCCAACTCTTTTGGTACAGCAGTGGGATCAGGTGTAGTTACGCTTAGGCAGGCCTGTATTCTTGCTACTGTCTTTGAGACACTGGGCTCTGTGCTGCTTGGTGCCAAGGTCAGTGAAACTATCCGCAATGGCATAATCGATGTGACTATGTACAACGGCACAGAGCATGTGTTGATGGCTGGATCAGTCAGCGCTATGTTTGGTGAGTAGTTTATGAAGCTTACTAGTACCTGTTTTTTACATGTTAatgatttcatatatatatatatatatttttaatatatatgaaGTTTTTCTTAAGTTTTATGTTTTTCACTGCCCTTCAGGCTCTGCTGTTTGGCAGTTATTTGCTTCTTTTCTGAAGCTTCCTATATCTGGGACCCATTGCATTGTGGGAGCTACCATTGGCTTTTCACTAGTCGCCAAAGGTCAGCAGGGCGTCAAATGGCTGGAGCTTCTTAGAATTGGTGAGTCAGCTGCATTCACAAAAATTATCCATTTGTAGTTGCACTTGTATGATTATTCTGACAGTCAAGAAACTGGCAATGTTTGTTTCCTAACCTGTCAGTGTTCTTTGTTCACTTACAGTTGCATCCTGGTTCCTCTCACCTGTCCTCTCTGGCATTATGTCTGCCATTCTTTTCTACTTTGTTCGCATGTTCATCCTGAAAAAGGTAAATCAAACGATCTTAATCTTTAAACATACTTTTCTTTGAATGTAGCAGAATATCATGTGGTCATGCCAGAGCTGGGTGTTGGCTAAGAGTCTGTACTTTGTCCTTTACAGAAAGATCCAGTTCCCAATGGTCTGAGGGCCCTGCCTTTCTTCTATGCTGTTACGATGGGAATCAACCTGTTCTCCATTATGTTTACTGGAGCACCGAGTGAGTATTGCTCTATGTATGCCTTTTGCATCCCTATTAACACCCTAACCAGATGCCCAGTCTTTGCCAGACTGTGTTTACAGTGCATAAGGCAAACCAGTGTTTAACCAGTGGGCTCTGGAGAACTCAGTGGAGCACTCATGACACGGACATGTGGTGCCTGTATTCATGACCTCAGTCAGTGTTTTTTCCTTCTCCATCATAGGAGAGAAAAAAACAGTGGAATAAAGAATTCATGCCCATCAAAAAGAACCTTCAGCCACAGTAGAGAAAGCACCACGTTTTTGAGTGCCGTTAACTGTTGAGCTCTGAATACTTTTGCCTTATGAATTTGAGATCCTATTAAATGAGCAACTTTtgctcctttttgttttctcttacCCACAGGGCTCAACAATTCAAGAAGTCAACTGGCCTGGGCCGTAAAATGAAGGCTTCAGGCCAGAGTATGACGCAATATGCACCCTCGGAGTGTGCACACATGCACTCCAAGGCGGGTGCGCTTTACATAGGCACAGCAAGGTGcagcacacacattcacatagcAACACACATACCTTTTGCCTTAGACATCCCAGTGCACTTCAgagaaagtttttattattatttggacaGTCTGTAGTTATGTAAGTTAGTTATGGGAAGTCggtgtgtttttaaataaagtgcTTAAGTGAAATACTTGATGTAAGATTAAGTTAAGATTTTCATCTGACATACCGAGCAAAATTCCTAATGACTTTAAAGAATAATAGCCTCTAAAAATTAAAAGGCTGTCCTCTAGAGCCCATTTAATCATTCCAGTGTCACTTCAGGACTCCGAATCAATTAGGATGAGTTTTCTCTTCAGCCAAATTCATCACCTGAAACACATGTCATGTTACCAATTCAGGTTAATGTAGTTGGTCATAGTAGAAACATCTTAACATAAGCTTATCCTGATCTTTGGCCTCACTTAGTGACATCATCATTTCATCTGCTGTTGGATTTGCATTAAAGGAACCACATCACCAGACACAGTCCCTTCGCTCCTCCCACTCTCAGCCTGTTTAAGGCAGTTCACTCAGGTTCAGTTAATCCAGAGCATCTCCCAGGACAGGACAATACCAGCACTCACCGGGGGGGTTGAGAGGCATGCGGCATGTCATGAATTGTTGATCGACTTCCTTTGTCTTCTAAAGAGCGCTCACAGGCACACATGCCCAGTAAAACTTCAATCAGTATGTAACTAGGTGGCGTTTCCTTGAAGCGGTGTGTTTGCGCTGGTACTTGGAACAGCTTGTTTTTCTGGTTTTAACCGTTTATGTAGTATGATGGTGACAACACATTCCAACTCGCATACTGTAAAAAAAGTTGAATCCATTCTAACTAATTTGGCTTGTGATATAGAAGATTAGATGCACATCAAGTCAGGGATCTAATAACCCCCTTTCCCAAACATTGTGTCTCTCAATACTTTAATCATATACTATAGCCCACCCCTGCCCCCAGTTTCAGCACAAACGTACAGTCATTCAGCAACCACTTTGCCTGGAAAGTTCTCCCCATACAAAATAGAGATGACACATAAGCactctttctgtttttttaatgCCAGCAGCCCTCAGCATTTGAGACCTGAGTAGGCAAACAATTATTTGTTTGTTCTCCTCTCTTCCCTGTTTAGTTAGTCAACTAGTTTTCAAAATAACTTATCTTATGAAacaacatgccttttttttttttttaccacctagATTTTTTTCTGGAATTATTATATTAGTTGCCAAAAGTCAGAGCCAGAAAAACTCAAaggtttatttttctttaacCATTTAATACATCATCAGGTGTCTGATGCCaagagtttaaaaaaatcttgatttttaAAGGTCgtatagtgtattccagccttaactTGTATTACTCATATTCCTAATTTAAGAATAGGAACATGATGATTGGCTACACCCTCCCGCCCCCAGTACTTCAATGTTTGTTTTCCGGTCTGCTTGCCCCTTTAAAAAAACAGACAGTGGGGTGTTATGGTTTCCCTGGGGATATAAAGCAAACACGAAAGGCAGCAATAACAGACTTCTGGATTTGAAacagaatgtttttatatttggcCAGACTTATTCAGCAGGACTCAAAACAGTGTCAAAAagaactttttgtttaaagcaccaAATCATTTGTGGGTGCTAGATGTGGTGGCGGGGGTCAAAAAACTGGGTGTCTCAACAGACACCAAACAACAGTCTGGTGGTGCTACAAAGGTAGAATTTTATCACACCATAAAAGTTTATTTCATGATGTcagttaattataaaaaatgcttCGAACTTTTGGAACAGACACGAGGCAGTCAAAGACCACAAATAATGGCATGATTGGCATAAACAACAGTGCCCAGCCCACAATGACTCATAAACCATCATCATCCCTTCCCCAGGATGAGGTTTAGTGCTGAATGTGTCTGGAAAAACAATTTGTGTCATTGTGTAATAAAGGCCATGGGATAGCACATTTTATTGTGAGGTGAAGCAGGACATGAATCCACTTCCATTCATCCCACTGCATGTTTGTGGTCTGGCTTCTCCCATTTTGTGGGGGAGTGTTTGTCAGACTGCGTTGATGTGAGCATGAATGCATTCCCTGCCTAACACACATGCACAGGGCATTTTTCACACCAGACTGCCATACTTGATAACTGGGCCCCATTTGTTGGCCTTTCTCTTATTTCCGTCATTCAAATCTTCTGGCCACACCTGTTCTGTCTCGGTAGATGCTGCTTAGTCATTTGTGTGCTGGGAAAGTTCAGCTGTTCCTCCCTCACATACCTCAGCCCTCTATTCAAAGAGTGTGGTGCTCCTTGTGTCTTGTCTCCTGAGATTGAACTAAAGTTGCATAACCAAAGCACGCAGCGGCACAGCATGCCCTGCAGCGTCCTGCAGTAGTACGTGCATGTGGCAAGGCATGGTTGTTCATGCCCCACTGCTCCCTGTCCTCTTATCTCTCAACTTCTCTGTTTATTTTTCACAGCCCTACTCCAATAAGGTCTGTTTCATTCGGACAAAGTCTGCTCTGAATATTTCCAGTACCTTTTTTTCACCCCCTTTTTGGTTTTTGAACTTATGTTGACAATTTTCATTGTCTTGTCTGTGGTTTGGACCCTGTGGGGAATACGTAAATGGCCGAGTTGCTCAGCCAGCACTCTTGCTTGAGCATGCATTCGACATCACCGCAGCTAACACCGCAGTCTTGGCTCAGATAGAAACTATCTGCAAGGAGGggttacatttttctttttcacccgTCCTCCCAAAGAGGTGGGGGTGATATTTTTCTGCAATAGCCTTTTAAGGCACCCCGCACTTGCTGACCATATGGTACCGCGGCCTTGTGCGCTGTCTTGTGTCACTGCAACATTTTGCTGCTGTTCACACTCACATCTCCCCTGAAGTGTTACATAAGATGACCGGCCTTGTGCTTGCATTCTGAATGTGACCAAGATATTTGACACTTGGTTGCAGTGGTTGTTTTGGCTTTTGTTTCTATGAACTCCTAAACAAGTAGAGCAAGTACATAAGAAAAAAGGATTTTCACAATAGTCTTCTAACTGAAAATGATAAATGGGAGCTGCTGGCTTATGTATTATTCTCTGAATATGTATTTCCTTTCCTTAAAGGGAGTGCAAGcaactttttgataaagtaaTTCCACTTATTATGTCTTAATGTTTAACACCATTACTAACAACCAGGAGTACACAATGTCCCTGTTCATTCCCTAATGCTGTATGTTGATGGTAGCACATGCTGCCTGTTGTCTCAAAAGCACCTTTCCTTTCTTCCCCACCCCTCTTGGTCGCTTTCCTCCTGTGAATAATGGGACTGCAGTGCTTGGCTTTGATAAGCTGCCCTGGTGGGGAGTTCTGCTCATTTCCATCGGCATGGCCCTGATCATCGGTATCATCGTTTGGTTTGTTGTCTGCCCACGGCTCAAGAAGAAGATCGAATGTAAGTATCAGTCTTTAGTATCTGTGTTTACTGTAACCATGTAAACCATAACATTTATGTAATCATTAGGAAAAGAACTGTGAGTCATATTTTGGGTATCTTGAGCACATTTGGGTAGCATAACCGTTGCTAAATATATCATTACAGATGTTTTTCCCTTTTACATTATACGTAGATTTAATAATACATCgcttttgttatatatatatatgacacacaCTTTTAGTTTTTAGGCCCTATTAGTCTGGACAGCAACCTGTGGACATGTAAGATTTATTAGTCTTAGGCAAAGCACCAGGTGTTCATTGGGATTGGGGATAATACCCTGCAGATTAAAGATGCTGGCAGTGGACACCAGTTTTAATCAGTCACTTAGAAAGACGATATACTCTTTAAAGGAATGTTCTGGATTCAATACAAATTAAACTCTTGTCAACTCTATATGGGGTTTTCTTTGTGTAAATTATCCTTTTCCTGTAAACTTGCACATGCCTTGAAAAAGTCCTGGGTTTATTTGgttatttgtgaaatgtagtaCAATATTTTAACAATCTTGTCTAATTTACAGTTCACGGTAACTGAATTTCTATGGCAAGCATAGATTTTCTAATCCTCAAATCACATGACCGACAAAAACATGCTAAATATTCTAACGAACTGCACTTTCAAGAAAATCCAGCTTTAGGTTAGGATGGTATGTTTGTTGTAATACAGTTCTTTAACACAAACAAACCAAGTCGTCTAGTCTTTATCTAAAGCTGTATAGTCTGACTGCACTGACAGCCTAATTGGGTCAGTGATCCAATAATTGGTCTTTGGCTAGTGAACTGGAATAGCCGTGGTCCAGCTGAGGTGTTGACGGGGAAGTAGCTCAGGCTCATTGAGCCAAGGTGTATGTCTACAGTTCGAAGTGACTTTTGCTATACATGTGCTTTGACATCTATGAGCAGATCAGTGGACAATGGACCAAGTTATGTCAGGTTGTCCTTGAAATGTAGGGTTATAGtgacagtttaaacaaacagagtttgcctccaaaaagtaaaaaaaaattgagcgTTCATGTGATACTGTGATCTGAACTGCCAGTGAGTAAAGTGCTTACCCGCCTTTGTACTTATCCCAAATGATTGATCAGATTTACCCTTATATAGCTAGTTAGGGTTCTCAATTTAATgttaatacaattatttgaaaaatactaAATTTATGCACTCAATTAAACAACTGAACCATACGTTAAATTAAATGATAGGAAAACTTGTAAATCGacatttttggttgtttttagctaatttcatatttttttttaatattgatggGTACAAGTTTaatggtaaatatttttattataatacatatttaaatgggTTCAAAGGGATtcctgggggggggggtgttttagaaataaaaactaaacaataaaattaagttaaaatggataaaatgttataaattagttcattaattaatacaaaaatagtagaaaaatgtaaatgaatcagTCTTTTCTAAAAATATGTTCATTCAGTATATGAGGATGATCATATTTGGGGGTCTGTGGTTACTAAAAGATGGAAAGCCcctgtattataatatatattgtttaaatggATGTTTATTTCTGTGTAATCTGCAAATTTCATGTACTTGTGTtacctttatttttacatttgctagCAAGCTCGGAGCTGACCATCTATCTTATTTGATATACAGGTAAACTAAAGTCTTCCAGTCCCACCGAGAGTCCTTTGATGGAGAAGAGGGAGCTGCATGAAGCTCACAGTCCCATCCTGAAACCTGTCCCTGAGGAGTCCAGTGCAATGCCCTCTATCACCCCCTCGGCCCCTCCTCTTTCTGAGGAGCGCAGGGTCACCTTTGACATTGGAGAGTCAGATGACGCTGATCAGAAGGACTGCAAAGAGTCAGAGATGGACAGTGGTGAGTGGTATAGGGCCTCAAATGCCATGTCCATCATGACATACATTTACTGCTTTTGTTGAAGATCGATCATGTAACTTGATTCTGTTTCTAGCAGCTCCAAAGAATGCCCATGTTCATTTCACCAACGGCCCCGCTCACATTCCTAGCAATGGTTACTCTCAGTACCACACAGTTCACAAGGACTCTGGACTCTACAAGGACCTGCTGCACAAACTTCATCTGGCAAAAGTGGGAGACTGCATGGGGGAGGTTGTCGACCGGCCCATTCGCCGCAACAACAGCTACACTTCCTACACCATGGCCATCATCGGCCTGCATGGAGACTACAAGCCCAAAGAATCTGAATTCCGTGCTTCAGAAGATGGAGACAAAGAAAAAGCCAATGCTCAGGAGAGGAAGCGCATCCGCATGGACAGCTACACGAGTTATTGCAACGCAGTGGCAGAGAATGGTGCACCTGAAGGTCTCGGTGATAGTGAGGTTGCTTTGGAGATTGCCGATGATGATGCTGGTAGCAGCCATAGTTCTTTGGAGGAGGATAAATCCGATGCTGACAGACCTGAAGTGTCAATGCTCTTCCAGTTCCTGCAAATCCTCACTGCCTGTTTTGGTTCCTTTGCTCACGGAGGAAATGATGTTAGGTAATGCAAATGCAATGAACTGAATAGTGCTCAAAATAGATTTTAAGAATGTGATATAATCTTAAGCATTTCAAGCAATTTAACTAGTTCTCTTTTGCTTTCAGTAATGCAATTGGTCCCCTGGTTGCCCTTTGGCTGGTCTATGAGAGTGGGTCCGTTATATCACATGGACCAACTCCAATCTGGCTGCTACTGTATGGAGGAGTGGGCATCTGTGTCGGTTTGTGGGTCTGGGGCCGTAGAGT belongs to Carassius gibelio isolate Cgi1373 ecotype wild population from Czech Republic chromosome B10, carGib1.2-hapl.c, whole genome shotgun sequence and includes:
- the LOC127965917 gene encoding sodium-dependent phosphate transporter 1-B isoform X2, with product MVSTTLATVTILTTLAAQVALTNYLWLLIVGFIIAFILAFSVGANDVANSFGTAVGSGVVTLRQACILATVFETLGSVLLGAKVSETIRNGIIDVTMYNGTEHVLMAGSVSAMFGSAVWQLFASFLKLPISGTHCIVGATIGFSLVAKGQQGVKWLELLRIVASWFLSPVLSGIMSAILFYFVRMFILKKKDPVPNGLRALPFFYAVTMGINLFSIMFTGAPMLGFDKLPWWGVLLISIGMALIIGIIVWFVVCPRLKKKIECKLKSSSPTESPLMEKRELHEAHSPILKPVPEESSAMPSITPSAPPLSEERRVTFDIGESDDADQKDCKESEMDSAPKNAHVHFTNGPAHIPSNGYSQYHTVHKDSGLYKDLLHKLHLAKVGDCMGEVVDRPIRRNNSYTSYTMAIIGLHGDYKPKESEFRASEDGDKEKANAQERKRIRMDSYTSYCNAVAENGAPEGLGDSEVALEIADDDAGSSHSSLEEDKSDADRPEVSMLFQFLQILTACFGSFAHGGNDVSNAIGPLVALWLVYESGSVISHGPTPIWLLLYGGVGICVGLWVWGRRVIQTMGKDLTPITPSSGFSIELASAVTVVVASNIGLPVSTTHCKVGSVVSVGWMRSRKAVDWRLFRNIFLAWFVTVPISGLISAAIMALFIYVIL
- the LOC127965917 gene encoding sodium-dependent phosphate transporter 1-B isoform X1 is translated as MVSTTLATVTILTTLAAQVALTNYLWLLIVGFIIAFILAFSVGANDVANSFGTAVGSGVVTLRQACILATVFETLGSVLLGAKVSETIRNGIIDVTMYNGTEHVLMAGSVSAMFGSAVWQLFASFLKLPISGTHCIVGATIGFSLVAKGQQGVKWLELLRIVASWFLSPVLSGIMSAILFYFVRMFILKKKDPVPNGLRALPFFYAVTMGINLFSIMFTGAPMLGFDKLPWWGVLLISIGMALIIGIIVWFVVCPRLKKKIECKLKSSSPTESPLMEKRELHEAHSPILKPVPEESSAMPSITPSAPPLSEERRVTFDIGESDDADQKDCKESEMDSAAPKNAHVHFTNGPAHIPSNGYSQYHTVHKDSGLYKDLLHKLHLAKVGDCMGEVVDRPIRRNNSYTSYTMAIIGLHGDYKPKESEFRASEDGDKEKANAQERKRIRMDSYTSYCNAVAENGAPEGLGDSEVALEIADDDAGSSHSSLEEDKSDADRPEVSMLFQFLQILTACFGSFAHGGNDVSNAIGPLVALWLVYESGSVISHGPTPIWLLLYGGVGICVGLWVWGRRVIQTMGKDLTPITPSSGFSIELASAVTVVVASNIGLPVSTTHCKVGSVVSVGWMRSRKAVDWRLFRNIFLAWFVTVPISGLISAAIMALFIYVIL